From a single Couchioplanes caeruleus genomic region:
- a CDS encoding UbiX family flavin prenyltransferase, with translation MRTPWIIGVSGASGTPYARAVIGALLDAGEAVDLVISRAARLTLLDETGATVRDAHWKDDVGAWLGRDLGGADLVYWPAGDLAAGPSSGSYPARGMAVVPASTAACAGIAIGLSKDLLQRAAEVNLKERRRTVVVPRETPVTRSHLEHLIALHDAGAVVLPASPGFYGAGADATAQQLVDFVAGKVLDALGVPHDLFTRWRGELGGAAKAAQRNPLGGP, from the coding sequence ATGCGCACCCCGTGGATCATCGGCGTCTCAGGAGCCTCCGGCACCCCGTACGCCCGGGCCGTGATCGGCGCGCTGCTCGACGCCGGTGAGGCCGTGGACCTGGTGATCTCGCGGGCCGCGCGGCTGACGCTGCTCGACGAGACCGGGGCGACCGTCCGCGACGCGCACTGGAAGGACGACGTCGGCGCCTGGCTGGGCCGCGACCTCGGCGGCGCGGACCTCGTGTACTGGCCCGCCGGTGATCTCGCGGCGGGACCGAGCAGCGGCTCGTACCCGGCCCGTGGCATGGCCGTCGTCCCCGCGAGCACCGCCGCGTGTGCGGGCATCGCCATCGGCCTGTCCAAGGACCTGCTGCAGCGCGCCGCCGAGGTCAACCTCAAGGAGCGCCGCCGTACGGTCGTCGTGCCGCGCGAGACCCCGGTGACCCGCAGCCACCTCGAGCACCTGATCGCGTTGCACGACGCCGGGGCGGTCGTGCTGCCCGCCTCGCCCGGCTTCTACGGCGCGGGGGCGGATGCCACCGCGCAGCAGCTGGTCGACTTCGTGGCGGGCAAGGTGCTGGACGCGCTCGGCGTGCCCCACGACCTGTTCACGAGGTGGCGGGGCGAGCTGGGCGGTGCCGCCAAAGCGGCTCAGCGCAACCCGTTGGGCGGGCCGTAG
- a CDS encoding Lrp/AsnC family transcriptional regulator, giving the protein MDAIDLRLIDLLRDNARSSYAELARQVGLSAPAVHERVGKLEAAGTVRGYRAEVEPEAIGLGVTALIGIIEDSGADTDDVLAALRVMPEIESCYFMAGVESYQLTVRVGTIAELEQLIVRINRTPGVASTRTAIALSTKWENRPQPGRDPAVG; this is encoded by the coding sequence ATGGACGCCATCGACCTGCGCCTCATCGACCTGCTGCGCGACAACGCCCGTTCGTCGTACGCCGAGCTCGCCCGCCAGGTGGGCCTGTCCGCCCCGGCCGTGCACGAGCGGGTCGGCAAGCTGGAGGCGGCGGGGACGGTCCGCGGCTACCGGGCCGAGGTCGAGCCCGAGGCGATCGGGCTGGGCGTCACCGCGCTCATCGGCATCATCGAGGACTCCGGCGCCGACACCGACGACGTGCTCGCCGCGCTGCGGGTCATGCCCGAGATCGAGTCCTGCTACTTCATGGCCGGCGTCGAGTCGTACCAGCTGACCGTCCGGGTGGGCACGATCGCGGAGCTCGAGCAGCTGATCGTCCGGATCAACCGCACGCCCGGGGTCGCGTCGACACGGACGGCGATCGCGCTCTCCACGAAATGGGAGAACCGGCCCCAGCCCGGTCGCGACCCGGCGGTAGGTTGA
- a CDS encoding BldC family transcriptional regulator, whose product MDTGDRLLTPGEVAALFRVDPKTVTRWAAAGRIGSIRTPGGHRRFRESEVRALLEGDGVVEEMREDDAANRPRNAGPSNPGAGYGPPNGLR is encoded by the coding sequence GTGGACACTGGAGACCGACTGCTGACGCCCGGGGAGGTTGCCGCGCTGTTCCGGGTCGACCCCAAAACCGTGACGCGATGGGCGGCCGCCGGACGCATCGGCAGCATCCGTACTCCGGGTGGACACCGCCGATTCCGTGAGTCGGAGGTGCGGGCGCTGCTCGAGGGCGACGGCGTGGTCGAGGAGATGCGCGAGGACGACGCGGCGAACCGGCCGCGAAACGCCGGACCGTCGAATCCCGGGGCTGGCTACGGCCCGCCCAACGGGTTGCGCTGA
- a CDS encoding PLP-dependent cysteine synthase family protein: MGEPAPARSRPGGRLIRVHLERCDPARRQWMSDAISLVEADANRSADTHLLPFPLPPSWGIDLYLKDESSHPTGSLKHRLARSLFLYALCNGWIGPDTPVVEASSGSTAVSEAYFARMLGLEFIAVMPASTSPEKISLIEFQGGKCHLVDDPTTVVAAARTLAAGLGGHFMDQFTHAERATDWRGNNNIAESIYAQLGLERHPVPAWIVVGAGTGGTSATIGRYARYRRFPTRLCVVDPEGSAFWPAYVNQDWEVCTGRGSRIEGIGRPRVEPSFQPAVVDRMIPVPDAASLAAMRAGSAVLGRRVGGSTGTNLWGAFALIAEMREAGRTGSVVTLICDGGERYADTYYSDRWVAAQGLSLDAPLACIDAFLAGGPWRPPREGGDAGASDLQG; encoded by the coding sequence ATGGGAGAACCGGCCCCAGCCCGGTCGCGACCCGGCGGTAGGTTGATCAGGGTGCATCTCGAGCGCTGTGACCCGGCCCGCCGGCAGTGGATGAGCGACGCCATCTCGCTCGTGGAGGCCGACGCCAACCGCTCGGCCGACACCCACCTGCTGCCGTTCCCGCTCCCGCCGTCCTGGGGCATCGACCTCTACCTCAAGGACGAGTCCTCACACCCCACCGGGTCGCTCAAGCACCGCCTGGCCCGCTCCCTTTTCCTGTACGCCCTCTGCAACGGCTGGATCGGCCCGGACACCCCGGTCGTCGAGGCGTCCTCCGGCTCCACCGCGGTCAGCGAGGCGTACTTCGCCCGGATGCTCGGGCTGGAGTTCATCGCGGTCATGCCGGCGAGCACGTCGCCGGAGAAGATCTCGCTGATCGAGTTCCAGGGCGGCAAATGCCACCTCGTCGACGACCCGACGACCGTGGTGGCGGCCGCCCGTACGCTCGCTGCCGGCCTCGGCGGGCACTTCATGGACCAGTTCACCCATGCCGAGCGGGCCACCGACTGGCGCGGCAACAACAACATCGCCGAGTCGATCTACGCCCAGCTTGGGCTGGAACGGCACCCCGTGCCGGCCTGGATCGTGGTCGGCGCGGGAACCGGCGGCACCAGCGCCACGATCGGCCGGTACGCCCGCTACCGGCGGTTTCCCACGCGGCTGTGCGTCGTCGACCCGGAGGGATCGGCGTTCTGGCCCGCGTACGTGAACCAGGACTGGGAGGTCTGCACCGGCCGCGGCTCGCGCATCGAGGGCATCGGCCGGCCCCGGGTGGAGCCGTCGTTCCAGCCCGCGGTCGTGGACCGCATGATCCCGGTGCCGGACGCCGCGTCGCTGGCGGCCATGCGGGCCGGTTCGGCCGTGCTGGGGCGCCGGGTCGGCGGATCCACGGGTACGAACCTGTGGGGCGCTTTCGCGCTGATAGCCGAGATGCGCGAGGCGGGCCGCACGGGCTCGGTGGTGACGCTCATCTGCGACGGCGGCGAGCGGTACGCCGACACGTACTACTCCGACCGGTGGGTCGCAGCGCAGGGCCTGTCCCTGGACGCGCCGCTGGCCTGCATCGATGCGTTCCTGGCCGGCGGGCCGTGGCGTCCGCCGCGGGAAGGGGGCGACGCGGGGGCGTCCGACCTGCAAGGATGA
- a CDS encoding putative glycolipid-binding domain-containing protein → MSVPPGSLFWERRDTTGAEHAVVDVSAGLVARGTALAVDPIAYTARYEVRTDASWVTTSVEVSAEGAGWGRTLRLQADGGAWRATTSEHGDLDAALTAAGHAGAGLPGAEDADLLLGAYDVDLTGSPLTNTLPIRRLGLLKAEPGVAHRVSVAWVLLPSLEVVQADQIYTALGDGKVRYANETFSADLTVDDEGFVRDYPGLAVRRG, encoded by the coding sequence ATGTCCGTTCCGCCTGGCTCGCTGTTCTGGGAGCGCCGTGACACGACCGGCGCCGAGCATGCCGTGGTCGACGTGAGCGCCGGGCTGGTCGCCCGGGGCACCGCGCTCGCCGTGGACCCGATCGCGTACACCGCGCGGTACGAGGTGCGTACCGACGCCTCGTGGGTGACCACCTCGGTGGAGGTGAGCGCCGAGGGGGCCGGGTGGGGTCGTACGCTGCGGCTGCAGGCGGACGGCGGGGCGTGGCGGGCGACGACGTCCGAGCACGGCGACCTGGACGCCGCCCTGACCGCCGCGGGGCACGCCGGCGCGGGGCTGCCCGGTGCGGAGGACGCCGATCTGCTGCTGGGGGCGTACGACGTCGACCTGACCGGCTCGCCGCTGACGAACACGCTGCCGATCCGGCGGCTGGGCCTGCTCAAGGCCGAGCCCGGGGTGGCGCACCGGGTCAGCGTGGCCTGGGTGCTGCTCCCCAGTCTCGAGGTGGTCCAGGCGGACCAGATCTACACCGCGCTGGGCGACGGGAAGGTGCGCTACGCGAACGAGACGTTCAGCGCGGACCTGACCGTCGACGACGAGGGCTTCGTGCGCGACTACCCCGGCCTGGCCGTCCGCAGGGGGTAA
- a CDS encoding DEAD/DEAH box helicase yields MTTFADPSTFPSVFEAPASSTSPEEPQAPAADPADTTAALAADPAITTAETPAADPTTAEVEIVEATKSFADLGLAPELVRVLSREGITTPFEIQAATMPDALAGRDVLGRGQTGSGKTLAFGLPLLTRVAQGGRALPHRPKALILVPTRELAMQVADALMPLGRSVGVFLKTAVGGVPYDRQMDALRRGVEVIVATPGRLGDLIERGACKLDDVEVTVLDEADQMADMGFLPEVTELLAKTPADAQRLLFSATLDGDVDTLVKRFMNDPVTHSTAPAEASVSTMDHHLLLIPPHDKFPITASIANRAGKTIVFARTQMGVDRLVEQLAAVGVRAGALHGGKTQRVRTRTLAEFKEGRTNVLVATDVAARGIHVDGISLVVHVDPPKDPKDYLHRAGRTARAGESGAVVTLVLPKQRRSTQAMMQKAGVFPNEVRVRLGDEQLAEVTGAREPSGIPVKAEPEPRERGDRPRRFGDRPQRSGYGDRPRGSYGDRPRGERSFGDRDRSFGDRPRGERSFGGDRDRSYSDRPRTDRPASGERSFGGDRDRSYSDRPRTDRPASGERSFGGDRDRSYGDRPRTDRPAGGERSFGGDRDRPAARNYGDRTGGFRRDGGRNDRRETGGRYQTGRPTPIH; encoded by the coding sequence TTGACCACTTTCGCTGATCCCAGCACGTTCCCGTCCGTCTTCGAAGCACCCGCTTCCAGCACGTCCCCCGAGGAGCCGCAGGCTCCCGCCGCCGACCCGGCGGACACCACCGCGGCCCTCGCCGCGGACCCGGCGATCACCACCGCCGAGACCCCCGCCGCCGACCCGACGACCGCCGAGGTGGAGATCGTGGAGGCGACCAAGAGCTTCGCCGACCTGGGCCTCGCCCCGGAGCTGGTCCGCGTGCTCAGCCGCGAGGGCATCACCACCCCGTTCGAGATTCAGGCCGCGACGATGCCCGACGCCCTGGCCGGCCGTGACGTGCTCGGCCGAGGGCAGACCGGCTCCGGCAAGACCCTGGCGTTCGGCCTCCCGCTGCTGACCCGGGTCGCCCAGGGCGGCCGCGCGCTGCCGCACCGGCCGAAGGCGCTCATCCTCGTCCCCACCCGCGAGCTGGCGATGCAGGTCGCCGACGCGCTCATGCCGCTCGGCCGCTCGGTCGGCGTGTTCCTCAAGACCGCCGTCGGCGGGGTGCCGTACGACCGGCAGATGGACGCGCTGCGCCGCGGCGTCGAGGTGATCGTCGCCACGCCGGGCCGCCTGGGCGACCTGATCGAGCGTGGCGCCTGCAAGCTCGACGACGTCGAGGTCACCGTCCTCGACGAGGCCGACCAGATGGCCGACATGGGCTTCCTGCCCGAGGTCACCGAGCTGCTGGCGAAGACCCCGGCGGACGCGCAGCGCCTGCTGTTCTCCGCCACCCTCGACGGCGACGTCGACACGCTGGTCAAGCGGTTCATGAACGACCCGGTCACGCACTCCACGGCTCCGGCCGAGGCGAGCGTGTCCACCATGGACCACCACCTGCTGCTGATCCCGCCGCACGACAAGTTCCCGATCACCGCGTCGATCGCCAACCGCGCGGGCAAGACGATCGTCTTCGCCCGTACGCAGATGGGCGTGGACCGGCTGGTCGAGCAGCTCGCGGCGGTGGGTGTGCGCGCCGGCGCCCTGCACGGCGGCAAGACCCAGCGGGTACGCACCCGCACGCTGGCCGAGTTCAAGGAAGGCCGCACGAACGTGCTGGTCGCCACCGACGTCGCCGCCCGCGGCATCCACGTCGACGGCATCTCGCTGGTCGTGCACGTCGACCCGCCCAAGGACCCCAAGGACTACCTGCACCGCGCCGGCCGTACGGCCCGGGCGGGCGAGTCGGGTGCCGTGGTCACGCTGGTCCTGCCCAAGCAGCGCCGCAGCACCCAGGCGATGATGCAGAAGGCGGGCGTCTTCCCCAACGAGGTCCGCGTCCGTCTCGGCGACGAGCAGCTGGCCGAGGTCACCGGTGCCCGCGAGCCCAGCGGCATCCCGGTGAAGGCCGAGCCGGAGCCCCGCGAGCGCGGTGACCGTCCCCGCCGCTTCGGCGACCGTCCGCAGCGCAGTGGCTACGGCGACCGTCCGCGCGGCAGCTACGGCGACCGCCCGCGCGGCGAGCGTTCGTTCGGCGACCGCGACCGTTCGTTCGGCGACCGGCCCCGCGGCGAGCGCTCCTTCGGGGGCGACCGCGACCGCAGCTACAGTGACCGGCCCCGCACCGACCGGCCCGCCAGCGGCGAGCGCTCCTTCGGCGGCGACCGCGACCGCAGCTACAGTGACCGGCCCCGCACCGACCGGCCCGCCAGCGGCGAGCGCTCCTTCGGCGGCGACCGCGACCGCAGCTACGGCGACCGGCCCCGCACCGACCGGCCCGCCGGCGGCGAGCGTTCCTTCGGCGGCGACCGCGACCGTCCGGCGGCCCGGAACTACGGCGACCGGACCGGTGGGTTCCGCCGCGACGGTGGCCGCAACGACCGCCGCGAGACCGGTGGCCGCTACCAGACGGGCCGTCCCACCCCGATCCACTGA